The proteins below are encoded in one region of Effusibacillus dendaii:
- a CDS encoding type II secretion system F family protein, protein MQAVFWSFTLLGCLYALFRQIPSPFPKKGQRRLKWMDHGARIEKEWDRWLRRNKRMYSLTERCNNLLQKSRIRIGGRPLNKYLFLFLVTTLFLYTAIYASGMLYNPVAGLLLGGVAAYLPVHGLKWDARYRKRQMRRQAPHFFLTLMNFYEVHHDILSAVKDAVPRLKQPLRADLQFLVLQLQNGNQTLRESIQDVKQRFDNKLLQDFLDDLELQIRYGGDFSNTLKNYAEEAIELEIRIMERSSETAGASLVTYFLFGVFLMLLVSMRRIQPQAIQLLVTHPVGKLTVVVILLIMLAVLYVLKEVTEVEEQ, encoded by the coding sequence ATGCAGGCTGTTTTTTGGTCATTCACGTTATTAGGCTGTCTGTACGCGCTATTTCGTCAAATTCCCTCCCCGTTTCCGAAAAAGGGACAGCGCAGGCTGAAATGGATGGATCACGGCGCTCGTATTGAAAAAGAATGGGATCGTTGGTTGAGGCGAAACAAACGGATGTACAGCCTGACGGAACGATGCAACAATCTGTTGCAAAAATCGCGAATCCGTATCGGCGGAAGGCCCCTCAACAAGTACCTGTTCCTCTTTTTGGTTACCACACTCTTCCTGTATACGGCGATATACGCGTCTGGCATGCTGTACAATCCGGTCGCCGGATTGTTGCTTGGGGGCGTGGCCGCTTACTTGCCCGTTCACGGATTAAAGTGGGACGCACGCTATCGGAAGCGGCAGATGCGCAGGCAGGCCCCCCATTTTTTCCTGACGTTGATGAATTTCTATGAGGTGCATCATGACATCTTGTCTGCGGTGAAAGACGCGGTTCCCAGGCTGAAGCAGCCTTTGCGGGCAGATCTGCAGTTTTTGGTGCTGCAGTTGCAGAATGGGAATCAAACGCTGAGGGAATCGATCCAGGACGTCAAGCAGCGGTTCGACAACAAGCTGCTGCAGGATTTTCTTGATGATCTGGAACTGCAAATTCGGTATGGGGGTGATTTTTCCAATACGTTGAAGAACTATGCGGAAGAAGCCATTGAATTGGAAATTCGCATAATGGAGCGCAGCAGCGAAACGGCCGGGGCGTCGTTGGTGACATACTTTCTGTTTGGCGTATTTTTGATGCTGCTCGTTTCGATGCGCCGCATCCAGCCGCAGGCGATCCAACTGCTGGTGACTCATCCTGTCGGCAAACTGACGGTAGTGGTGATCCTCCTGATTATGCTCGCGGTTCTCTATGTGTTGAAAGAGGTGACCGAGGTCGAAGAACAGTAG
- a CDS encoding PKD domain-containing protein produces MKKKLATVLVACLIGQAFPSFSMAALIPNGVANPYDGSDVGSMPGEIQLKGTYPPGSTVSFSDTDGNGYEGGLSQSWYNPGGFPVNYGKGQANITFPDGSTGTGQVLEYQRTDLQKNNGYLLVADKDIPDWVSAMQGNLDYVNSKLNHSTMEAPSGIQWSVAPLPDVINFSGGIIEFGGGGTQDTRFIVNSDGTTAHAEYKVIPTPSPTAEMSIAQPQASYTVGDKINLNLVSHVSAANTNYHYVAVHLTGNGYDQYLPVTGNDGKSYAAATGTTYDKAVAVAGGNLTNTNTTQTYTDTGILDTAALALPNGTYKVDFILYDEVARQATTQTIKITLGPPPAGPAISLSANPTSLDVGGYSTLTTSASNVPNGDSIVIKDISLANTLSGSNQVSAASTTAVSQTAQTVQYQAFLMNSQGRIDAQSNTVSVTWSVPAPVNQPPKAIIDAPETVMAGEDIPVSGARSYDPDGRIVKYQWDYTVKPNGSITGQQGTIWYPTPGTYQVVLTVTDDKGLTNDTRATIQVVEPKVKAVIAVSGTQKENRKFTLDATQSQSPTHYPIDWSKTQWTITAQPGGIYDVGSMAASIRTKGSYTGNQTLDMLIKLQGPYNVHLYVQNTAGYSDETDLALPIDPDLPPTPSFQGTKVVYRDIKDQDYGADKIYDTSISPDGDYIANRVWKVQYDSNNDGIFSDEPVLVIDESTLVPNVEKTITFNGFTYRVTKTSDAQGQFLLFKLNQVGKYHFELEVTEGFGQPTMPEFILPSDYKKGSTE; encoded by the coding sequence ATGAAGAAAAAACTAGCGACTGTTTTAGTAGCCTGTCTGATCGGGCAGGCTTTTCCCTCTTTCTCTATGGCGGCATTAATCCCGAACGGGGTTGCAAATCCTTACGATGGTTCTGATGTAGGATCAATGCCGGGCGAGATCCAGTTAAAAGGCACCTATCCACCCGGTTCCACGGTTTCTTTTAGTGATACGGATGGTAACGGGTATGAAGGTGGCTTATCTCAATCTTGGTACAATCCTGGAGGATTTCCAGTAAATTACGGAAAAGGTCAAGCGAATATTACGTTTCCTGACGGCTCCACCGGAACCGGTCAGGTTCTGGAATACCAAAGAACTGATTTACAGAAAAACAACGGGTATTTGTTAGTGGCGGACAAGGATATTCCGGATTGGGTATCCGCCATGCAAGGCAATCTTGACTATGTGAACAGTAAGTTAAACCACAGTACAATGGAAGCGCCGTCAGGAATTCAGTGGTCTGTCGCCCCCCTCCCGGACGTGATTAACTTCTCCGGAGGGATCATTGAATTCGGCGGCGGAGGGACACAAGACACCCGGTTTATCGTTAATTCAGACGGGACAACCGCCCATGCGGAATACAAAGTGATTCCCACACCGTCGCCTACGGCAGAAATGTCTATTGCTCAACCGCAAGCAAGTTACACAGTCGGGGATAAAATTAATCTCAATCTGGTTTCACACGTTTCTGCCGCGAACACTAACTATCATTATGTGGCGGTTCATCTTACAGGCAACGGCTATGATCAATATCTGCCCGTAACCGGGAATGATGGGAAAAGCTATGCAGCCGCTACAGGAACCACTTATGACAAGGCTGTAGCCGTTGCAGGGGGAAACCTAACAAATACAAACACAACACAAACTTACACGGATACCGGGATTCTTGATACGGCAGCTTTGGCACTTCCAAACGGGACATATAAAGTCGATTTTATTTTGTATGATGAAGTGGCGCGGCAGGCAACAACACAGACCATTAAGATTACGTTAGGACCGCCGCCTGCTGGACCCGCTATCTCTTTAAGTGCAAACCCAACTTCATTGGATGTAGGTGGATATTCGACTCTGACCACAAGCGCGTCCAATGTACCGAATGGCGATAGCATTGTAATTAAGGATATCAGCCTGGCCAATACTTTAAGCGGTAGCAATCAAGTGTCCGCAGCATCAACAACCGCTGTAAGCCAAACAGCCCAAACGGTTCAGTATCAGGCATTTTTGATGAATTCACAAGGCAGGATCGATGCACAGTCCAACACGGTTTCTGTTACTTGGTCCGTACCCGCTCCGGTGAATCAACCGCCTAAAGCCATTATTGACGCACCTGAAACGGTCATGGCAGGTGAAGATATTCCGGTCAGCGGCGCAAGGTCTTATGATCCGGATGGACGGATTGTGAAATACCAATGGGATTACACAGTTAAGCCAAATGGTTCTATTACGGGGCAACAGGGAACAATCTGGTATCCGACACCAGGAACCTATCAAGTGGTTTTAACCGTCACGGACGATAAAGGGCTTACAAATGACACAAGGGCTACCATCCAAGTAGTCGAGCCAAAAGTGAAGGCTGTAATCGCGGTGTCAGGTACGCAGAAGGAAAATCGAAAGTTTACACTTGATGCAACGCAAAGTCAAAGCCCGACGCATTATCCGATTGATTGGAGTAAGACGCAATGGACAATCACCGCACAACCGGGAGGCATCTATGATGTAGGTTCAATGGCGGCTTCCATTCGAACCAAAGGATCATATACCGGCAATCAGACACTTGATATGTTGATCAAATTACAAGGGCCGTATAACGTGCATCTATATGTCCAAAATACTGCCGGTTACTCTGACGAAACGGATCTGGCCTTGCCGATCGATCCGGATTTGCCGCCTACACCATCATTTCAAGGCACTAAAGTAGTTTACAGGGATATAAAAGATCAAGACTACGGTGCAGATAAAATCTACGACACATCAATAAGTCCAGACGGAGACTATATTGCGAATCGAGTTTGGAAAGTGCAGTATGATTCGAATAATGACGGTATTTTTTCCGATGAACCGGTTTTAGTGATTGATGAAAGTACATTGGTTCCCAATGTTGAAAAAACAATCACATTCAACGGCTTTACTTATCGTGTAACCAAAACATCGGATGCACAAGGACAGTTTCTATTGTTTAAGTTGAATCAGGTCGGTAAATATCACTTTGAATTAGAGGTTACAGAAGGGTTCGGACAGCCAACCATGCCGGAGTTTATTTTACCAAGTGATTACAAAAAGGGGTCCACAGAATGA
- a CDS encoding prepilin peptidase, with amino-acid sequence MEGASLLIVYFFSIWAVITDIRSRRISNRLVILFLLAGMAVNAAKGLWSGMLVAFLVAAGISLLLYRINESMFGAGDYKFYIALAVLTGLKWSFGAFFYSLLVALPVFAFYMLKDGTKNPSIPYAVPFLGGIIWQQMSPLIG; translated from the coding sequence ATGGAAGGAGCGAGTTTGCTGATTGTTTACTTTTTCTCCATATGGGCGGTGATCACAGATATTCGGTCACGACGGATCAGCAACCGGCTGGTCATTCTGTTCCTGTTGGCAGGGATGGCTGTTAATGCGGCAAAAGGTTTGTGGAGCGGCATGCTGGTTGCCTTTCTGGTTGCGGCTGGTATTTCGCTGCTTTTGTACCGTATTAACGAATCGATGTTTGGGGCGGGTGACTACAAGTTTTATATCGCGCTGGCGGTGTTGACCGGTCTGAAATGGTCGTTTGGCGCCTTTTTCTACAGTTTGCTGGTCGCGCTGCCTGTGTTTGCCTTTTATATGCTGAAAGACGGCACAAAAAACCCTAGCATCCCGTATGCAGTTCCGTTTCTGGGCGGCATTATCTGGCAGCAAATGTCGCCTCTTATCGGGTGA
- a CDS encoding copper amine oxidase N-terminal domain-containing protein, which translates to MKKKTMARVVGLAIVAGIGFGNIANAEVVSENFGISINGQAYVTPEGEQKPYINQDGRTMVPVRFVSQQLGAYVNWDQYSQKVTITGNKTIQIQVGQSFINVDGQRVQMDTQAELTKDRVFIPARFIGEALGAQVNWDGQTVSFQVPQTPANSSNMKQNEDGSYSFDNVYQATVRTNQSEREKENTVNLLSQIKWTTSGNTVTVSVPATGSENLHWIMQDSTPPQWDGTTAHTRTTVGGWGQTIILYDITTGAQLAKLWILYKNGEWVVKYPSL; encoded by the coding sequence ATGAAAAAGAAAACAATGGCGCGAGTAGTAGGTTTGGCAATCGTGGCGGGTATTGGTTTTGGTAACATCGCGAACGCAGAAGTAGTCAGCGAAAACTTTGGAATCTCGATCAATGGGCAAGCGTATGTCACTCCGGAAGGGGAGCAAAAGCCGTATATCAATCAGGACGGTCGGACAATGGTTCCGGTACGTTTCGTTAGTCAACAGTTGGGTGCTTATGTGAATTGGGATCAATACAGTCAAAAAGTAACGATCACCGGGAACAAGACCATCCAGATCCAAGTCGGACAGTCGTTCATCAATGTGGATGGTCAACGTGTGCAGATGGATACCCAAGCGGAACTGACGAAAGATCGGGTATTTATTCCGGCGCGGTTTATCGGGGAAGCGTTAGGCGCACAAGTCAATTGGGACGGGCAGACGGTTTCCTTCCAAGTGCCGCAGACTCCCGCTAATAGCTCTAACATGAAGCAGAATGAGGATGGTTCGTATAGTTTTGATAACGTCTATCAAGCAACTGTTCGTACCAACCAAAGTGAGAGAGAAAAAGAAAATACGGTGAATTTGCTTTCTCAAATTAAATGGACAACATCGGGAAATACGGTCACCGTTTCGGTTCCCGCAACAGGTTCTGAAAATCTTCATTGGATTATGCAGGATTCTACGCCCCCTCAATGGGATGGTACGACTGCACACACCCGGACAACGGTTGGCGGTTGGGGACAAACTATTATCTTGTATGACATTACAACCGGGGCTCAATTAGCTAAATTATGGATTTTATACAAAAATGGCGAATGGGTTGTAAAGTATCCAAGTCTATAA
- a CDS encoding Flp family type IVb pilin: protein MKRMMKRFWKKETATPSIETVAIVAFIALAIFTNLGDLGKAVGDVFDYVKDELTNQISATNRTSS, encoded by the coding sequence ATGAAAAGGATGATGAAACGATTTTGGAAAAAGGAAACGGCCACCCCGTCCATCGAAACGGTCGCGATTGTCGCGTTTATTGCATTGGCGATTTTTACAAATTTAGGTGATTTGGGCAAAGCGGTGGGGGATGTGTTTGATTATGTGAAAGACGAGCTGACAAACCAGATTTCCGCCACGAATCGCACGTCTTCCTGA
- a CDS encoding type II secretion system F family protein, with protein MASSLFLFTSLFVLWQELLSYLRQKTGSEHRKLKHIQKERQIDIHPLDRLAGWLMPVIRHMPNRQMLERVTLQAGSPYQMTFPRYAVLKLLGAVGFGLLLSPKWIVGKIVYAMIGFLAPDLLLFAKRRARQKRILRELPFMMQKIARSASNGIPLREVLAVLADRLRGPLQEEVKRLSAHYSIEGNLSKCLPAFCDRIGLEEVDDMAFAMLQAEQSGKMRVILEKQAEILKRRESFAAHKNTKNRANFLPLATVGMVICIFLLVAVPLFLSIATNGLFK; from the coding sequence GTGGCCAGCAGTCTGTTTCTGTTTACGAGTCTCTTTGTGCTTTGGCAAGAACTGTTGTCCTATCTGCGGCAAAAAACCGGTTCGGAGCACCGCAAGTTAAAACACATTCAAAAAGAGCGGCAAATCGACATTCATCCGCTCGATCGGCTGGCCGGTTGGTTGATGCCCGTGATTCGCCACATGCCGAACAGACAGATGTTGGAACGTGTGACTTTGCAGGCGGGAAGCCCCTATCAAATGACGTTTCCCCGATATGCGGTCTTGAAACTGCTGGGCGCGGTCGGATTTGGTTTGCTGCTGTCTCCGAAGTGGATCGTAGGGAAAATCGTTTATGCGATGATCGGCTTTCTGGCACCGGATTTGCTGTTGTTTGCCAAAAGGCGGGCCAGGCAGAAGCGTATTTTGCGGGAACTGCCCTTTATGATGCAGAAAATTGCCCGCTCTGCCTCAAACGGAATTCCGCTTCGCGAGGTGTTGGCCGTTTTGGCCGACCGATTACGCGGGCCGCTGCAGGAAGAGGTGAAACGGTTGTCTGCTCATTACAGCATAGAGGGCAACCTGTCAAAATGTTTACCCGCTTTTTGCGATCGAATCGGCTTGGAGGAAGTCGACGATATGGCATTTGCCATGTTGCAGGCGGAACAATCCGGCAAGATGCGGGTCATTTTGGAGAAACAGGCGGAGATTCTGAAGCGGAGGGAATCGTTTGCGGCACATAAAAACACGAAAAATCGGGCGAATTTTTTGCCGCTTGCCACGGTTGGCATGGTGATTTGTATTTTTCTGCTTGTGGCAGTGCCTTTGTTTTTGTCGATTGCCACAAACGGATTATTTAAATAA
- a CDS encoding P-loop NTPase family protein yields the protein MITDHEKQTHLLVASPSTLFREEIKRIFEKSGYSTADLIDSLGGLTEALDRLNEKGAAVEGIILASDLAYTGPDNKLESLADQLRMIKSRFPAVRMLVLSKETVGHPFLSELVEMGIRHILLRGTNRQPLQAADLITAYRQPLTESELEILRHFDPTVRWRESEPERPPFLSFGLHTAKNRQQVEVAVSRDESKESPGCSVGAGSGGGSKYLSVPARMISVISLHPQAGATFLTDNFSFYLAENQIPVAVIESSADPPIWYDLLDGDAGAPHGWISWLEQLRDKGHLQKGIEWKRDDVHCFPQGKHSTPEASAEEAVKLFYFTKQFPVLFADLSNNWESPMAEESIRQSDEIWIVMTGDPIQMNNRLSRLIPFIERLNSRKKAVLIGNKWDSALDEYITPEIVSERTGIEFVTAIQDLSHIPLMALWEGKKTIQTAVGKSMLRRPFQILAKRILPPLVVDEFTRKNQRFLIIGN from the coding sequence GTGATTACGGATCATGAAAAGCAAACCCATCTGCTGGTTGCTTCCCCGAGCACTTTGTTTCGGGAGGAGATCAAGCGCATTTTTGAAAAATCGGGTTATTCGACAGCGGACCTCATCGATTCACTTGGCGGTTTGACAGAGGCGTTGGATCGTCTGAATGAAAAGGGTGCGGCGGTAGAAGGCATCATTTTGGCAAGCGATCTGGCGTATACGGGCCCGGACAATAAATTGGAGAGTTTGGCCGACCAGCTGCGAATGATAAAATCACGTTTTCCTGCTGTGAGAATGCTCGTTTTAAGCAAGGAAACGGTCGGCCACCCGTTTCTCTCTGAGTTGGTTGAGATGGGAATCCGCCATATTTTGCTGCGTGGCACAAATCGCCAACCACTGCAGGCAGCCGATCTGATAACCGCCTATCGGCAGCCATTAACCGAATCGGAACTGGAGATTCTTCGTCATTTTGATCCAACCGTTCGCTGGCGAGAATCCGAACCGGAGCGCCCGCCTTTTCTTTCGTTTGGTCTGCACACTGCAAAGAACCGGCAGCAGGTGGAAGTTGCTGTTTCCCGGGATGAATCCAAAGAGAGCCCCGGCTGCAGTGTAGGCGCCGGTTCCGGCGGCGGCTCCAAATATCTGTCCGTTCCAGCCAGAATGATTTCGGTAATCAGCCTGCATCCGCAGGCGGGGGCCACTTTTTTGACAGATAATTTCTCCTTTTATTTAGCGGAGAATCAAATTCCAGTGGCGGTTATTGAATCATCGGCCGATCCGCCGATTTGGTACGATCTGTTGGATGGGGACGCGGGCGCCCCACACGGGTGGATTTCCTGGTTGGAACAGCTGCGGGACAAGGGGCATCTGCAAAAAGGAATCGAGTGGAAACGGGACGATGTGCATTGCTTCCCGCAGGGCAAGCATTCAACACCTGAGGCTTCGGCGGAGGAAGCGGTCAAATTGTTTTATTTCACCAAGCAGTTTCCGGTGCTGTTCGCAGATCTGTCAAACAACTGGGAGAGTCCGATGGCGGAAGAATCGATCCGGCAGTCGGATGAAATCTGGATTGTCATGACCGGTGATCCGATTCAGATGAACAATCGGCTTTCCCGCTTGATCCCCTTTATTGAGCGCTTAAATAGCCGTAAGAAAGCAGTGCTGATCGGCAACAAATGGGATTCTGCGTTGGACGAATACATAACGCCGGAGATCGTATCGGAGCGGACGGGAATTGAATTTGTCACAGCCATTCAGGATTTGTCGCACATTCCGCTAATGGCCCTTTGGGAAGGCAAGAAAACGATACAAACAGCTGTCGGTAAATCCATGTTACGAAGACCGTTTCAGATTTTGGCGAAACGGATTCTGCCGCCACTGGTTGTGGACGAATTCACTCGAAAAAATCAGCGTTTCCTGATTATCGGAAATTAA
- the cpaB gene encoding Flp pilus assembly protein CpaB, with protein MKTWRIRLWSGFQPRSKRILFAFVGAALSTWMLYLTVSPPAVKETVQVVEASAPIAKNQKITPASLTLAPIPSSSYQSWMVRDPAQLIGKYAEVDIFPGEWVRAERVAEKQAANFQPDERVMNLPVQLANLGGMPKQGDVVDVIAYFQPPQKGAGIGHTELILQNVYIQSMVTKEGKQPPTEQQSKGKEDFVPAIVSLKVTVQDSLLLSTLIGSPDVAIRLIGRQPNSSNVQIKSPVADQLRRTGME; from the coding sequence TTGAAAACGTGGCGTATCAGATTATGGAGTGGCTTCCAGCCGCGAAGTAAAAGAATTCTCTTTGCGTTTGTGGGGGCCGCCTTGTCCACCTGGATGTTGTACCTGACCGTTTCCCCTCCCGCCGTGAAAGAAACGGTTCAGGTGGTGGAAGCATCTGCCCCGATTGCCAAAAATCAAAAAATCACGCCTGCCTCACTTACTTTGGCACCAATTCCATCATCCAGCTATCAGTCATGGATGGTTCGCGATCCGGCGCAGCTCATCGGCAAGTATGCCGAGGTGGACATTTTTCCCGGGGAATGGGTACGGGCAGAGCGAGTAGCAGAGAAGCAGGCGGCCAATTTTCAACCGGATGAGAGAGTGATGAATCTGCCGGTACAATTGGCGAATCTTGGCGGCATGCCGAAACAGGGTGATGTTGTCGATGTGATCGCATATTTTCAGCCGCCGCAGAAGGGAGCCGGCATCGGCCACACGGAGCTGATTTTGCAGAATGTGTACATTCAATCGATGGTGACAAAAGAGGGAAAGCAGCCGCCGACTGAACAGCAATCGAAAGGGAAAGAAGATTTTGTGCCTGCGATTGTTTCCCTGAAGGTGACTGTGCAGGACAGCCTGCTCTTAAGCACGTTGATTGGCAGTCCGGATGTTGCCATCCGGTTGATAGGCAGACAGCCAAACAGCTCCAACGTGCAAATCAAATCACCCGTTGCGGACCAACTGCGGCGGACAGGAATGGAGTGA
- a CDS encoding CpaF family protein: MSVTSEASLTGSPELEIALHAVIRYVNDTQVELVHKLYQKKIPISVFQEKLDELLLTEDLVIPVVSHSVLKKLVLDELLGYGILQPLVDDPSVTDIFVNHHQEILVRRNGADEPVPLRFRDAEQLEEYFRKIMMRLGARVDRFHPIVDTRDPDLHLRINGGIPPVVNEPYFTIRKHQADTFTLQKLIETGTLTRDMADTLQTYVGSWLNLLISGPTGSGKTTLLRALCECIDPLERLAVLEEEAELRIPHQNIVALETKKKWGEDELAIEMDLLVKNAMRMSPRRIVLGELRHKEALELIRAFGTGHDGGLTCIHANDVKSALKQLAFLMLYADTPLTYEHLLSMIADSVDIVVHIERYKVVEIAEVVGFDSSRQTIATRTVWRYQVDPLTEEGVYEKKGESDSLLQKMALRRSLRKRKQPIPIPARIIRFPSEPSDLHPNLPPPFESR, from the coding sequence ATGAGTGTGACGTCTGAAGCATCGTTAACCGGTTCTCCCGAGTTGGAGATCGCGTTGCATGCGGTGATTCGCTACGTCAACGACACGCAGGTGGAACTGGTTCACAAACTGTATCAAAAGAAAATTCCGATCTCCGTTTTTCAAGAAAAATTGGACGAACTGCTCCTTACAGAAGATCTTGTAATCCCCGTTGTATCTCACAGCGTACTGAAGAAGCTGGTTCTCGATGAACTGCTCGGATACGGAATTTTACAGCCATTGGTCGACGATCCGTCGGTGACGGACATATTCGTCAACCACCACCAGGAAATTCTTGTCAGGCGAAATGGGGCGGACGAACCTGTGCCGCTTCGGTTTCGGGATGCGGAACAGTTGGAAGAGTATTTTCGCAAAATCATGATGCGGCTCGGAGCCCGTGTCGACAGATTTCACCCGATTGTGGACACGCGCGACCCGGACCTCCATCTCCGCATCAATGGCGGCATACCGCCGGTAGTGAACGAACCGTATTTTACCATTCGCAAACACCAGGCGGACACATTCACCCTGCAAAAGTTGATTGAGACCGGTACGTTGACACGGGATATGGCGGATACCTTGCAGACTTATGTGGGTTCTTGGCTGAATCTGTTAATTTCCGGTCCGACCGGCTCCGGGAAAACGACTTTGCTGCGAGCGCTCTGCGAATGTATCGATCCGCTGGAGCGACTGGCCGTACTGGAGGAAGAAGCGGAACTGCGGATTCCGCATCAAAACATAGTGGCGCTGGAAACAAAGAAAAAATGGGGCGAAGACGAACTGGCCATTGAGATGGATTTACTCGTAAAAAATGCGATGCGCATGTCGCCCCGCCGGATCGTTCTTGGTGAACTGCGGCATAAAGAAGCGCTTGAATTGATCCGGGCGTTCGGCACCGGACATGACGGAGGGCTTACTTGTATTCATGCGAACGATGTGAAATCCGCCTTGAAACAGTTGGCGTTTTTGATGCTGTATGCGGACACGCCGCTTACATATGAGCATCTTCTCAGTATGATCGCAGATTCAGTCGACATTGTGGTCCATATCGAACGATACAAAGTGGTGGAAATCGCCGAAGTGGTGGGTTTCGATTCGTCGCGGCAGACGATTGCGACGAGAACGGTCTGGCGCTATCAAGTCGATCCGCTTACGGAGGAGGGAGTGTATGAGAAAAAGGGGGAAAGCGACAGTCTTTTACAAAAAATGGCGCTGCGCCGTTCCCTCCGTAAGCGGAAACAACCGATCCCCATTCCCGCCCGAATCATCCGATTCCCATCCGAACCTTCCGATCTCCACCCGAATCTTCCGCCCCCATTCGAAAGTAGGTGA